The following proteins come from a genomic window of Chlamydiales bacterium:
- the cysS gene encoding cysteine--tRNA ligase, protein MDEKRFIFPKLPIYLYNTATRKKEIFRPQNTHVRMYTCGPTIYDYAHIGNFRTYVFEDLLRRTLKFFGYQVHQVMNLTDIDDKTIRGSITHSQTLKEFTEPYKNAFFADIDTLGLERAENYPSATDHIPHMITFIQHLLDQGMAYQSKDKSIYYAIDKFPHYGQLSHLDVSKIGLGHKQIVSDEYEKENLGDFVLWKAHNLERDGNIFWESPFGPGRPGWHIECSTMARHFLGETLDLHVGGVDNIFPHHENEKAQSEALSGKKFVSYWLHAEHLVVNHKKMSKSLKNFYTLRDLLDRGYQGMQVRYMLMHTHYRTCLNFTFKGMEGAKVALQRLNDFVYRMEELSESSHPTGSCDQPLQEAINFFSQAMADDLNISVALGAVFEMMRGVNHLYDEGMMNGGDAYQVLIVLKKFNSLLGVLSLNQLENIPNHLQEMLKARNEARAVKDWILADRLRDEIHQNGYLIEDTPLGSRLKKHS, encoded by the coding sequence ATGGATGAGAAAAGATTTATATTTCCAAAACTTCCTATCTATCTTTATAATACTGCAACACGAAAAAAAGAGATATTTCGTCCTCAAAATACCCATGTTCGGATGTATACATGTGGTCCAACTATCTATGATTATGCTCATATCGGAAATTTTCGTACCTATGTCTTTGAAGATCTTCTTCGTCGTACTCTAAAATTTTTTGGTTATCAAGTACATCAGGTGATGAATTTGACGGATATTGATGATAAAACGATTCGTGGTTCAATAACACACTCACAAACCCTTAAAGAGTTTACTGAACCTTATAAAAATGCATTTTTTGCAGATATTGACACTCTTGGTTTAGAAAGGGCTGAAAACTATCCCTCTGCTACTGACCATATTCCTCATATGATCACTTTTATTCAACACCTTCTTGATCAGGGGATGGCTTATCAAAGTAAAGATAAAAGCATTTACTATGCTATTGATAAATTTCCTCATTATGGACAGCTTTCCCATTTAGATGTGAGTAAAATAGGATTAGGTCATAAACAGATTGTATCTGATGAGTATGAAAAAGAGAATCTAGGAGATTTTGTCCTCTGGAAGGCACATAATCTAGAACGAGATGGAAATATCTTTTGGGAGAGTCCATTTGGCCCTGGTCGGCCTGGTTGGCATATCGAATGCTCAACGATGGCACGCCATTTTTTAGGAGAAACACTAGATCTTCATGTCGGTGGTGTGGACAACATTTTTCCTCATCATGAGAATGAAAAGGCGCAATCTGAAGCGCTTTCTGGGAAAAAATTTGTTTCGTATTGGCTTCATGCTGAACATCTTGTTGTGAATCATAAGAAAATGTCTAAAAGTCTTAAAAATTTTTATACTTTACGTGATTTGTTAGATAGAGGGTATCAAGGAATGCAAGTACGTTATATGTTAATGCATACCCATTATCGTACTTGTCTTAACTTTACTTTTAAGGGAATGGAGGGAGCTAAAGTCGCTTTACAACGTCTGAATGATTTTGTCTATAGAATGGAAGAACTATCCGAATCTAGTCATCCAACAGGATCTTGTGATCAGCCTCTTCAAGAGGCGATTAATTTTTTTAGTCAAGCCATGGCTGATGATTTGAATATCTCAGTAGCTTTAGGTGCAGTTTTTGAGATGATGCGTGGAGTCAATCATCTATATGATGAGGGGATGATGAATGGTGGAGATGCCTATCAAGTCCTGATTGTGTTAAAAAAATTCAATTCTCTGCTCGGTGTTTTATCTCTGAATCAATTAGAAAATATTCCTAACCATCTTCAAGAGATGCTTAAAGCGCGTAACGAAGCAAGGGCTGTAAAAGATTGGATACTCGCAGATCGTCTGAGAGATGAGATTCATCAGAATGGCTACCTCATTGAAGATACGCCTCTTGGATCTAGACTCAAAAAACATAGTTAA
- a CDS encoding ankyrin repeat domain-containing protein — protein sequence MSNIENTYRFWRYQDQIGQFHQNPSAYLLTNKLGEAGGVIKRSWRLITWIKLKYYGASLDRDKVAERINTIFQNFCPTNELLRDGRWVNSTISTLRVLGHQYKLDHLIKQLRFQWVLPISEHDVDLVKDPKNHGFNCAVSQYVLRYGLGADFEDCPNECLSAIKEIMEMGCILHPTEDSPLVEAILIGNVSAFKVLFKQIKDRCNEWHGLRSKGNPLTVLALSKSTEILPNYIVKNSILYPKIYSQLEQKSEESSYRILVKLIEHGFDPLAANNKGSQALHFAAQLKYPSCVELLLQQPGIDINSKSMGAEGNTALGNTALHFALDFVEIDHLFYNLDDAKNTDKIVKLLLDKGAHHLSNQEGMWPIHLAAKHGYENSCRLLLEKFPEFSNQRSREGKLPIEYAIHCNSSIIVEQLFKLTKISDDEYSRFLILATTHQGLIRNPHIFKYLLKFIGNFEIDIERLLMRIMEKDEEIEVWVLVKMVLETQKVTEKSIKAVIGQAKQKGFDDFLFILLEDKNFLQMHYPIEYRSPIQVQQDRRIMRYDSLIDRNRNTFEPKLRNIVGSVLSSYLNFQDRIKFLCLSKNTNKDYGGMIGVVTIEYVKKFFPIGGLSLGNGELNIELSSIEKKTVANQVIEVMLNNSLQVQQQLKPCSLFERFITACEDHKLINKQEISRNASDKTNLEAIQQLKNKLNEPSMTQKALRILKTHFLVIKILAKNNRYAFCDVLLNAKAHRDKLIKKHRDKFFREEQNSNLEKEQNPINLIEDSIICMKDQYLSVPFIQDIFNQFNPCTLNSNSKDDILTPGIGVSFKDRQDEYLLHIQGMIDRRNVRPYLFPTEDSPLVEAILIGNVSAFKVLFKQIKDRCNEWHELRSKGNPLTVLALSKSTKILVKHSISFPNIYSQLEQKSEESSYRILAKLIKHGFDPLAANDQGSQALHFAAQLKYPSCVELLLGQRDIDINRSTAGVKGNTALHFALDFVEIDHLFYNLDDAKNTDKIVKLLLDKGAHHLSNQEGMWPIHFAAKHGYENSCRLLLEKFPESKNQRSREGKLPIEYAFIEGHKTIFEQLSNQNKKDLIESLSQMPRAVKYKQDPIAISRKKIRKTLEEKITNILPAYISPDKYIDDCMEILSRDPEADYDNVIGMVIIRNVKEFFPIAGELLGNQKIELESSSIKARTIGNQLVQAILDHPLIGDHVDQAGKHPFDQLIQVCIDQKLINAQEVPRDKNGKIDLETTARWLKNKLNEPSRLEKALRIITVYSLFIRDLMDFLHASYLERDKNEKTLLEKTFFLTANLISKNTLDGDTKNYIEKNMNRSFLKRTTGNFSLRSQDEYSLYIKAMMDIGNVVSPIETSPFVLTIFMGNVGAFEVLLKEIKKRGLQVIEKKLVNPLTVLALAKDENFLSDYVGGNLYLYENVLSDMAKKSEESSYRILVKLIEHGFDPLAANDQGSQALHFAAQLKYPSCVELLLQQPGIDINSKSMGAEGNTALHFALQILKPNSPFYNVDDRENTDKIVKLLLDKDAHHLPNQEGMWPIHLAAKHGYENSCRLLLEKFPESKNQESEEGTLPIEYAISNSKIAVVKELFDLMTIDDDRYLGLLILSVTQKRSIANLHIFKYLLGFIDCFEIDVEQLLIQIMENGGENKIWVFVKMVLDTQKVMEPSIMEAIVDRATKNGFNHLLIDVIRESAIWEKVLKNSHENVPNAYQLKV from the coding sequence ATGTCCAATATTGAAAATACTTATAGATTTTGGAGATATCAAGACCAAATTGGTCAGTTTCATCAAAATCCCAGCGCCTACTTGTTGACTAATAAGCTCGGAGAAGCGGGTGGAGTGATTAAGCGTTCTTGGCGTTTGATTACTTGGATTAAACTGAAATACTATGGGGCGAGTTTAGATAGAGATAAAGTTGCTGAGAGAATTAATACGATTTTTCAAAATTTCTGTCCGACCAATGAGCTTCTTAGGGATGGAAGGTGGGTAAATTCGACTATCTCCACATTGCGAGTCCTAGGACATCAATACAAATTGGATCATTTAATTAAACAATTAAGATTTCAATGGGTTTTACCAATTTCAGAGCATGATGTAGATCTAGTTAAAGATCCAAAGAATCATGGTTTCAACTGTGCAGTGAGTCAATATGTTTTAAGATATGGATTAGGTGCTGATTTTGAAGACTGCCCAAACGAGTGTCTTTCAGCCATCAAGGAGATCATGGAGATGGGATGTATTCTACATCCTACTGAAGACTCTCCTTTAGTCGAAGCGATTCTTATTGGGAATGTGAGCGCTTTTAAAGTGTTGTTTAAACAAATAAAAGATCGATGTAATGAATGGCATGGATTGAGAAGCAAAGGTAACCCTTTGACAGTCCTAGCACTTTCTAAAAGCACGGAGATCTTACCTAACTATATAGTTAAAAATTCTATTTTATATCCCAAGATTTATTCTCAACTGGAGCAGAAATCTGAAGAGTCGAGTTATAGGATTTTAGTTAAGCTTATAGAGCATGGATTTGATCCCTTAGCAGCTAATAATAAGGGCAGTCAAGCTCTACACTTTGCCGCTCAATTAAAATACCCGAGTTGTGTCGAGCTTTTGCTGCAACAACCAGGTATAGATATCAATAGCAAAAGTATGGGAGCAGAAGGTAACACCGCCTTAGGTAACACCGCCTTGCATTTTGCTTTAGATTTCGTTGAGATTGATCACCTTTTCTATAATCTAGATGATGCAAAAAATACAGACAAGATTGTGAAACTATTACTCGATAAAGGTGCTCATCATCTGTCCAATCAAGAGGGCATGTGGCCGATCCATCTTGCGGCTAAGCATGGCTATGAAAATTCCTGTCGTTTGCTATTGGAAAAATTTCCAGAGTTTAGCAATCAGCGAAGTAGAGAAGGAAAATTACCGATTGAGTATGCGATACATTGCAACAGTTCTATCATAGTCGAGCAATTATTTAAGCTGACCAAGATTAGTGATGATGAGTATTCGAGATTTTTGATATTAGCCACTACTCATCAGGGGCTGATCCGAAATCCTCACATATTTAAATATTTACTTAAGTTTATAGGTAATTTTGAGATTGATATAGAGCGATTGCTCATGCGGATTATGGAGAAAGATGAAGAGATTGAGGTATGGGTACTTGTCAAGATGGTATTAGAGACTCAAAAGGTCACGGAGAAATCTATAAAGGCTGTAATCGGTCAGGCGAAGCAAAAAGGTTTTGATGATTTCCTTTTTATTCTATTAGAAGATAAGAATTTTCTGCAGATGCATTATCCTATTGAATATCGATCTCCTATTCAGGTTCAACAAGACCGAAGGATAATGAGATATGACAGTTTGATAGATAGAAATAGGAATACATTTGAACCAAAACTTAGAAATATTGTTGGCTCTGTTCTGTCTTCATATTTAAATTTTCAAGATCGAATAAAATTTCTATGTTTATCTAAAAATACCAACAAGGATTATGGCGGTATGATTGGAGTGGTTACGATTGAATATGTGAAAAAGTTTTTTCCTATAGGGGGGTTAAGTTTAGGCAATGGAGAGTTAAACATAGAGTTATCTAGTATTGAAAAAAAAACAGTTGCGAATCAAGTGATTGAAGTCATGTTGAACAATTCCCTGCAGGTTCAACAGCAACTAAAGCCATGCTCTTTGTTTGAGAGGTTTATTACAGCATGTGAAGATCATAAATTGATCAATAAGCAGGAGATTTCAAGAAATGCAAGTGACAAGACTAACCTAGAGGCGATTCAACAGCTAAAAAATAAGCTAAATGAGCCCTCAATGACACAAAAAGCATTGAGAATTCTAAAAACGCATTTCTTGGTGATTAAAATTCTTGCAAAGAATAATCGCTATGCCTTTTGTGACGTTTTGCTAAATGCTAAAGCACATAGAGATAAACTCATTAAAAAACATAGAGATAAATTCTTTAGAGAAGAGCAGAATAGTAACTTAGAAAAAGAGCAGAATCCAATAAATCTAATTGAAGACAGCATTATCTGTATGAAAGATCAGTACTTAAGCGTACCTTTTATACAAGATATATTTAATCAGTTTAATCCATGTACTTTAAACTCAAATTCTAAAGATGATATTTTAACGCCCGGAATAGGTGTGAGTTTTAAAGATCGCCAAGATGAGTATCTTTTACACATCCAGGGAATGATCGATAGGAGAAATGTGAGGCCGTACCTTTTTCCTACTGAAGACTCTCCTTTAGTCGAAGCGATTCTTATTGGGAATGTGAGCGCTTTTAAAGTGTTGTTTAAACAAATAAAAGATCGATGTAATGAATGGCATGAATTGAGAAGCAAAGGTAACCCTTTGACAGTCCTAGCACTTTCTAAAAGCACGAAGATCTTAGTTAAACATTCTATTTCATTTCCAAATATTTATTCTCAACTGGAGCAGAAATCTGAAGAGTCGAGTTATAGGATTTTAGCTAAGCTTATAAAGCATGGATTTGATCCCTTAGCAGCTAATGATCAGGGCAGTCAAGCTCTACACTTTGCTGCTCAATTAAAATACCCGAGTTGTGTCGAGCTTTTGCTGGGCCAACGAGATATAGATATCAATAGAAGTACAGCAGGAGTAAAAGGTAATACAGCTTTGCATTTTGCTTTAGATTTCGTTGAGATTGATCACCTTTTCTATAATCTAGATGATGCAAAAAATACAGACAAGATTGTGAAACTATTACTCGATAAAGGTGCTCATCATCTGTCCAATCAAGAGGGCATGTGGCCGATCCATTTTGCGGCTAAGCATGGCTATGAAAATTCCTGTCGTTTGCTATTGGAAAAATTTCCAGAGAGTAAAAATCAGCGAAGTAGAGAAGGAAAATTACCGATTGAGTATGCTTTTATTGAAGGCCATAAGACCATATTCGAGCAATTAAGCAATCAAAACAAAAAGGATTTGATTGAAAGTTTATCCCAAATGCCTCGAGCGGTTAAATACAAACAAGACCCAATTGCAATCAGCCGAAAGAAAATTAGGAAAACATTGGAAGAAAAGATTACAAATATCCTTCCTGCTTACATTTCTCCCGATAAATACATTGACGATTGTATGGAAATCTTATCTAGAGATCCAGAGGCAGATTATGACAATGTGATTGGAATGGTTATCATTCGAAATGTGAAAGAGTTTTTTCCTATCGCAGGGGAACTTTTAGGAAATCAAAAGATAGAATTAGAGTCATCTAGTATCAAAGCAAGAACAATTGGGAATCAACTTGTTCAAGCGATTTTAGATCATCCCTTGATTGGTGATCATGTAGATCAAGCAGGCAAACATCCTTTTGACCAGCTCATTCAAGTCTGTATCGATCAGAAATTGATCAATGCGCAGGAGGTTCCAAGAGATAAGAATGGCAAGATTGACTTAGAAACGACGGCTCGATGGCTAAAAAATAAGTTAAATGAGCCCTCAAGATTAGAAAAAGCATTAAGAATTATCACAGTGTATTCTTTATTTATTCGAGATCTTATGGATTTCTTGCATGCATCTTATCTCGAAAGAGATAAGAACGAAAAAACTCTACTTGAGAAGACTTTTTTCTTGACTGCCAATCTGATATCTAAGAATACTCTTGACGGGGACACAAAAAACTATATAGAAAAAAACATGAATAGATCTTTTTTAAAGAGAACCACGGGTAATTTTTCTCTGCGTAGCCAAGATGAATATTCTTTATACATCAAGGCGATGATGGACATCGGGAATGTTGTATCTCCTATTGAAACCTCTCCATTCGTTCTGACAATTTTTATGGGGAATGTAGGAGCTTTTGAGGTTTTACTTAAAGAAATCAAAAAGAGGGGATTGCAAGTTATAGAGAAAAAACTAGTTAACCCTTTAACAGTGTTAGCACTTGCTAAAGACGAAAATTTCTTATCTGATTATGTAGGGGGCAATTTATATCTGTATGAAAATGTCCTTTCTGACATGGCAAAGAAATCTGAAGAATCGAGTTATAGGATTTTAGTTAAGCTTATAGAGCATGGATTTGATCCCTTAGCAGCTAATGATCAGGGCAGTCAAGCGCTACACTTTGCCGCTCAATTAAAATACCCGAGTTGTGTCGAGCTTTTGCTGCAACAACCAGGTATAGATATCAATAGCAAAAGTATGGGAGCAGAAGGTAACACCGCCTTGCATTTTGCTTTACAGATCTTGAAACCAAACAGTCCTTTTTATAATGTAGACGATAGAGAGAATACAGACAAGATTGTGAAACTATTACTCGATAAAGATGCTCATCATTTGCCCAATCAAGAGGGCATGTGGCCGATCCATCTTGCGGCTAAGCATGGCTATGAAAATTCCTGTCGTTTGCTATTGGAAAAATTTCCAGAGAGTAAAAATCAGGAAAGCGAAGAGGGGACACTTCCGATTGAGTATGCGATAAGTAACAGCAAGATTGCCGTAGTGAAGGAGTTATTCGACTTGATGACTATTGATGATGATAGGTACTTGGGCTTATTAATTTTATCTGTTACTCAAAAAAGGTCGATCGCAAATCTTCATATATTTAAATATTTGCTTGGGTTTATAGATTGTTTTGAGATTGATGTAGAGCAATTGCTTATCCAGATCATGGAAAATGGTGGAGAAAATAAGATATGGGTATTTGTCAAGATGGTATTAGATACTCAAAAGGTCATGGAACCCTCTATTATGGAGGCTATAGTGGACAGAGCAACGAAGAACGGCTTTAATCACCTCTTAATTGATGTTATTAGAGAAAGTGCTATTTGGGAGAAAGTTCTAAAAAATTCCCATGAGAATGTGCCCAACGCCTACCAATTAAAGGTATGA
- the lysS gene encoding lysine--tRNA ligase, translating to MAEKPYYYQYEEFKNRLKKLESIRQVSIEPYPHCFSPSHTIEQILEEYFDQPIGDSEKAAKGETEEVCIGGRLILFRAMGKNAFAHIQGAHRTIQLMLNRELTTLQGLEDNELTGLKFIEKRIDLGDWVGVQGHLFRTGKRELTIFVKQFTLLCKTLLPLPEKHSGLADKEMRYRKRWLDLIAHEEVRSTFITRSRMIRIIRDFLDEARFLEVETPVLQNLYGGAEARPFCSYVHAMNQNVFLRTSLEIPLKKILVGGFERIYEIGKVFRNEGIDRTHNPEFTMLEAYAAYWDYNKMMNFVEKLIEQIAIKLFQTTKIPYHLNGEEVVIDVGLPWKRMTMKESIKNYANFDVNYLLDTDIHRLLQDQTDIEPTIIASSSRGGLIAMLFDEFVVSKLIQPHHITDHPIETTPLCKPHRKPEEKKEGIVERFESFFLGKEICNAYSELNDPLLQRELLEIQALKYEAGNQEAHPLDEEFLEAIYQGMPPAGGLGIGLDRLAMLFTDASSIRDVLYFPMMKISNTS from the coding sequence ATGGCTGAAAAACCTTATTATTATCAATACGAAGAATTTAAAAACCGTTTAAAAAAATTAGAATCAATTCGACAAGTCTCCATTGAACCCTATCCTCATTGTTTTTCTCCTAGCCATACTATAGAACAAATTCTAGAAGAGTATTTTGATCAGCCGATTGGGGATAGTGAAAAAGCGGCAAAAGGAGAGACAGAAGAGGTCTGTATTGGAGGACGATTAATTCTCTTTAGAGCGATGGGGAAAAATGCTTTTGCTCATATACAAGGAGCTCATCGTACGATCCAGCTCATGTTGAATCGAGAATTGACTACTCTTCAGGGATTAGAAGACAACGAACTCACTGGATTAAAATTTATCGAAAAAAGGATTGATCTTGGAGATTGGGTAGGGGTTCAAGGTCATCTGTTTCGTACAGGAAAAAGAGAACTCACCATTTTTGTTAAACAATTCACCCTCTTATGTAAAACACTTCTTCCTCTTCCTGAAAAGCATAGTGGACTGGCTGATAAAGAAATGCGCTATCGCAAACGATGGCTGGATTTAATCGCTCATGAAGAGGTTAGGTCTACCTTTATTACTCGTAGTAGAATGATCCGTATCATTCGGGATTTTTTAGATGAAGCAAGATTTTTGGAAGTAGAAACACCAGTCTTACAAAATCTCTATGGTGGAGCAGAAGCACGCCCATTTTGTTCCTATGTTCATGCTATGAATCAAAATGTCTTTTTACGTACCTCTCTTGAAATTCCTTTAAAAAAAATTCTAGTTGGAGGGTTTGAGCGTATCTATGAAATTGGAAAAGTCTTTCGCAATGAAGGAATAGACAGAACCCACAATCCAGAATTTACGATGCTCGAAGCTTATGCTGCTTATTGGGACTACAACAAGATGATGAACTTTGTGGAAAAATTGATTGAGCAAATTGCGATAAAATTGTTCCAAACAACGAAAATCCCTTATCATCTGAATGGAGAAGAGGTGGTAATTGATGTTGGGCTTCCTTGGAAAAGAATGACAATGAAGGAGAGTATAAAAAATTATGCAAATTTTGATGTCAACTATCTTCTTGATACAGATATTCACCGTTTGCTTCAAGATCAAACTGATATCGAACCCACAATCATTGCCTCATCTTCACGAGGAGGATTAATTGCCATGCTATTTGACGAATTTGTCGTTTCAAAGCTAATTCAACCCCATCACATCACTGATCACCCGATTGAAACCACTCCTTTATGTAAACCTCACCGTAAGCCGGAGGAAAAAAAAGAGGGAATAGTTGAAAGATTTGAAAGTTTTTTTCTCGGGAAAGAGATATGTAATGCCTATTCTGAGCTCAACGATCCCCTTCTTCAGCGAGAACTCTTAGAGATCCAGGCTTTAAAATATGAAGCAGGGAATCAGGAAGCCCATCCTTTAGATGAAGAATTTCTTGAGGCAATCTACCAAGGCATGCCTCCTGCTGGAGGTCTTGGAATTGGATTAGATCGTCTAGCCATGCTTTTTACCGATGCAAGTTCGATTCGCGATGTACTTTATTTTCCGATGATGAAAATCTCCAATACTTCGTAG
- a CDS encoding DUF367 domain-containing protein: MKNICPTIIIQHQKERVKKCSLSPLKGDKDFLFYSYPLKVLPPIDGYVLLSADAPQILSRENRNQGLLLLDGTWKLVKKMESQLEIPETVIYRSLPSGIQTAYLRRQEVENGLASIEALFMAFIITGRQSQGLLDHYYWKKNFLEKNQSLINLNI; encoded by the coding sequence ATGAAAAATATATGCCCAACAATTATCATTCAACATCAAAAAGAAAGAGTGAAAAAGTGTTCTTTGTCTCCTTTAAAAGGAGACAAAGATTTTCTTTTTTATTCCTATCCTCTCAAAGTCCTTCCTCCAATAGACGGATATGTGCTTTTATCTGCTGATGCTCCTCAAATTTTATCTAGGGAGAATCGCAACCAAGGTCTATTGCTTTTAGATGGGACTTGGAAACTTGTAAAAAAAATGGAGAGTCAGCTGGAAATACCTGAAACAGTGATCTACCGGTCTTTACCTTCTGGAATTCAAACTGCCTATTTACGTCGCCAAGAGGTAGAAAACGGGCTAGCTTCAATTGAAGCACTCTTCATGGCGTTCATAATTACAGGACGACAATCTCAAGGTTTATTGGATCACTATTATTGGAAAAAGAATTTTTTGGAAAAAAATCAATCCTTGATTAACTTAAACATTTAG
- the priA gene encoding primosomal protein N' has protein sequence MEHSQIFSKYASVVLDIAIGKTLDYGIPDSLTLKRGMQIKVPVRGKLQLGYVIEIKENTTLPKILPIHSVISDEPLIPNDLFDLGLWMSRYYCTSLAQVMRRILPKSVRRDMAHKEQYFVKRLESKEKLRKLCSDLRNSHPHQSKVLEIMLLEDKGIFLTDLLEKTKGSRSSIDTLAKKKILHLEKIRVDRSPLLGQEYFKTQAKQLHDAQADALKKITHTIENKYFETHLLFGITGSGKTEVYLQAIDKSLKMGRGVIMLIPEISLTSQTIERFRSRFDDSIAVLHHQLSEGERYDEWHRIRRGEAKIVIGARSALFSPISNLGLIIVDEEHDKAYKESETLPCYHGRDVAVVRGKLSHAAVVLGTATPSLESYYNTQNGKYTLSKLPSRATLSSLPEVRIVDMREEFKKAGGYTNFSERLIDGIKKRLEKGEQALLFLNRRGYHTSLFCQKCGYIFKCPSCDLPLIFHRQQTRLSCHLCNYQRSDLPNTCPSCSSTDTLKYRGVGTEQIERSLHALFPEIRTLRIDSDTTRHKGSHESLFRTFKTGKADILIGTQTITKGLHFPTVTLVTVLNGDEGLLIPDFRASENVFQLITQVAGRAGRGELPGEVIIQTRMPENLTIQQASQQDYEAFYASETVTRKLLGFPPFSRLVKLTFSGTDSHLTTQVANRVREKLVKILNQYYLIHPIVPCGYPKIKHLYRFQCLIRGPQTFLPKSLIDQVQGLPREIKVHIDIDPLSTFF, from the coding sequence ATGGAACACTCTCAAATCTTTTCAAAATACGCTTCAGTTGTCCTAGACATAGCTATCGGAAAAACTCTCGATTATGGAATTCCAGATTCTTTAACATTGAAGCGAGGGATGCAGATAAAAGTTCCAGTTCGTGGAAAGTTACAACTGGGTTATGTAATTGAAATCAAAGAAAATACTACATTACCTAAAATTCTACCGATCCATTCAGTGATATCCGATGAGCCACTGATCCCAAATGATCTATTCGATTTAGGATTATGGATGAGTAGATATTATTGCACTAGCTTAGCACAAGTCATGAGACGTATTTTACCTAAGAGTGTGAGACGAGATATGGCTCACAAAGAACAGTATTTTGTCAAACGGCTTGAGTCAAAAGAAAAACTCAGAAAACTTTGCTCTGATTTACGTAATTCTCACCCCCATCAATCTAAAGTACTAGAAATTATGCTTCTAGAAGATAAGGGAATATTCCTTACCGATCTTTTAGAAAAAACCAAGGGATCACGAAGTTCAATTGATACCTTGGCTAAAAAAAAGATTCTTCATCTCGAGAAAATACGGGTTGACCGCTCTCCTTTGTTAGGGCAAGAGTATTTCAAAACTCAAGCGAAACAACTACATGATGCACAAGCTGATGCTCTGAAAAAAATTACTCATACTATTGAAAATAAGTATTTTGAAACTCATCTTCTCTTTGGAATTACTGGCAGTGGCAAAACAGAAGTCTATCTCCAAGCGATTGATAAATCTTTAAAAATGGGGAGAGGTGTCATTATGCTGATTCCAGAAATTTCCCTTACTTCTCAAACTATTGAACGATTTCGCTCTCGTTTTGATGATTCAATTGCAGTGTTACATCATCAATTATCTGAGGGAGAACGATATGACGAATGGCATCGTATCCGACGTGGAGAAGCAAAAATTGTCATTGGGGCCCGTTCTGCTCTTTTTAGTCCTATCTCAAATTTGGGTTTGATTATTGTGGATGAAGAACATGATAAAGCTTATAAAGAGAGCGAAACCCTCCCTTGTTATCATGGACGAGATGTCGCTGTAGTAAGAGGAAAATTGAGTCATGCTGCAGTAGTTTTAGGGACAGCGACCCCAAGTTTAGAGAGTTATTATAACACACAAAATGGCAAATACACACTCTCTAAACTTCCTTCACGTGCCACTCTATCTTCTCTTCCTGAAGTTCGAATTGTTGATATGCGTGAGGAATTTAAGAAAGCAGGAGGATATACAAATTTCTCAGAACGACTGATTGATGGAATAAAGAAGCGGTTGGAAAAAGGAGAGCAAGCTCTCCTTTTTTTAAATCGCCGTGGCTATCATACCTCACTCTTTTGCCAAAAATGTGGATATATCTTCAAATGTCCTTCCTGTGATCTACCTCTTATCTTCCATCGTCAACAAACACGTCTTTCTTGCCATTTATGTAATTACCAACGCTCTGATCTTCCAAATACCTGTCCTTCTTGCTCTTCAACAGATACACTTAAATACCGAGGTGTTGGAACGGAGCAAATAGAGCGCTCTCTACACGCTCTCTTTCCTGAGATACGCACTCTACGTATTGATAGCGATACCACGCGACATAAAGGCAGTCATGAATCCCTTTTTCGTACATTTAAGACTGGAAAAGCTGATATCTTAATTGGTACCCAAACTATCACTAAGGGACTCCATTTTCCCACTGTAACCCTTGTCACTGTCTTAAATGGAGATGAAGGATTATTGATTCCTGATTTTCGTGCTTCAGAAAATGTTTTCCAGTTAATTACACAAGTAGCTGGAAGGGCTGGAAGAGGTGAATTACCTGGTGAGGTGATCATTCAAACACGCATGCCTGAAAATTTAACCATACAACAAGCATCTCAACAAGATTATGAGGCTTTCTATGCAAGCGAAACAGTGACCCGTAAATTACTTGGGTTTCCTCCTTTCTCGCGATTAGTGAAACTTACATTTAGTGGAACTGACTCTCATCTTACAACCCAAGTGGCTAACCGAGTACGTGAAAAACTTGTCAAAATCTTAAATCAATATTACCTCATCCACCCTATTGTTCCCTGTGGATATCCTAAGATTAAACATCTTTACCGATTTCAATGTCTGATCCGTGGGCCTCAAACTTTTCTTCCAAAGAGCCTCATTGACCAAGTTCAGGGGTTACCTCGAGAGATCAAAGTCCATATAGACATTGACCCTCTTTCTACCTTTTTTTAA